A portion of the Hoylesella buccalis ATCC 35310 genome contains these proteins:
- a CDS encoding RagB/SusD family nutrient uptake outer membrane protein, which produces MKRFNQFKYKVSIVTLVACVTALTGCSDLDPVDYSEMNSNLFPKTESDYGALVNECYRSIRANWFDGLFSMDERGCMAINDATTEILTHRVHSFKNLHDLNWNSTDDYLVGFYYTDKDGFRDGFANDISRCTSNLAYIEKAATLSDGVKKKLMAEVRCARAFVSYTLYDMFGPLVVAPQDLLENPQNDKPLARMSREEMVKFIESDLLYAVENLPSPTAAEYGRFSSGLAKMLLIRLYLHETKIDKSYYDKVEKLARELMQPANGYQLQPSYTKMFELGGQGKPNKEIIFAIPVNTEMVSWNNWHMFVLPADFGSKGMSGGYKCLTSTWHFYDSFEPNDVRRTYLLAEYTSKKTGKLVKRGEYPNLDIGPIPMKFGYDADLFKNSGRSMIDPIIYRYADVYLSLAEALYRKPGSSASDKQEALRYINAVRERAGITALDASAIDTDAKFVAALLKERCHEFWCENGQYRADLIRLDKFVEYAKTINGSPYADKTKELYPLPKSVIIDGKGVVIQNAGYD; this is translated from the coding sequence ATGAAACGTTTCAATCAATTCAAATATAAGGTGAGCATTGTGACCTTAGTTGCGTGTGTCACCGCATTGACAGGCTGTTCCGACTTGGATCCTGTAGACTACTCGGAAATGAACAGCAATCTGTTTCCGAAGACAGAAAGTGACTATGGTGCGCTGGTCAACGAATGTTACCGCTCGATTCGCGCAAACTGGTTCGATGGTCTGTTTTCTATGGATGAAAGGGGTTGTATGGCCATTAATGATGCAACGACCGAGATTCTGACCCACCGTGTCCATTCGTTCAAGAATCTGCATGACCTGAACTGGAACTCTACTGACGATTATCTGGTGGGATTTTATTATACGGATAAAGATGGCTTCCGTGACGGATTTGCCAATGACATCAGTCGCTGTACGTCTAACTTGGCTTACATCGAGAAAGCCGCCACATTGAGTGATGGGGTGAAGAAGAAATTGATGGCAGAGGTGCGGTGTGCTCGCGCCTTTGTCTCCTACACGCTTTATGATATGTTTGGCCCGCTGGTTGTGGCACCCCAGGACTTGCTGGAGAATCCGCAAAATGACAAGCCACTGGCACGCATGTCACGTGAGGAGATGGTGAAGTTCATTGAAAGCGACTTGCTCTATGCCGTCGAGAACCTACCATCGCCCACTGCGGCTGAGTATGGACGATTCAGTAGCGGACTGGCCAAAATGCTGCTTATACGACTTTATCTGCATGAGACAAAGATAGACAAAAGCTATTATGATAAGGTAGAGAAACTGGCTCGCGAATTGATGCAGCCAGCCAACGGTTATCAGTTGCAGCCGAGCTACACCAAGATGTTTGAGTTGGGAGGACAAGGCAAGCCAAATAAGGAAATCATCTTTGCCATACCTGTCAATACCGAGATGGTGAGCTGGAATAATTGGCATATGTTTGTGTTGCCAGCTGATTTTGGCAGCAAGGGAATGAGTGGTGGCTATAAATGCTTGACAAGCACATGGCATTTCTACGACAGCTTTGAGCCTAATGACGTGCGCCGTACCTATCTTTTGGCTGAATATACCAGTAAAAAGACCGGCAAACTTGTCAAGCGTGGTGAGTATCCTAATCTTGATATCGGTCCTATTCCCATGAAGTTTGGTTACGATGCCGATCTGTTCAAAAACAGCGGTCGCAGTATGATCGATCCGATAATCTATCGCTATGCTGACGTTTATCTGTCCTTGGCTGAGGCACTGTATCGAAAGCCAGGTTCTTCGGCTTCCGACAAACAAGAGGCTTTGCGGTATATCAATGCCGTCCGTGAACGTGCGGGTATTACTGCGCTGGATGCATCGGCCATTGACACGGACGCGAAGTTCGTGGCGGCGTTGCTCAAGGAACGGTGTCATGAGTTTTGGTGCGAGAATGGACAGTATCGTGCCGATCTCATTCGGCTGGACAAGTTCGTGGAATATGCCAAGACCATCAATGGGTCTCCTTATGCCGACAAGACGAAAGAGCTGTATCCGCTACCTAAGAGCGTGATTATTGACGGCAAGGGCGTAGTGATCCAGAATGCTGGTTATGATTAA
- a CDS encoding endo-1,4-beta-xylanase, producing MRHTILILLFCFSNCFSWAQVPHRKAADVRHVMADAYWDMWNDSLQEAIDHNIDRYRKANATIKLPNVKPGTMIRVEQQTHSFIFGGNIFVYGQLSTPEMNRRYEQTFGTLFNAATIPFYWKTLEPEQGKPRFEASSPYVFRRPPTDPIVDFCQQKGIMTKGHAIIYGLRLHGHPVWMPENRDVMDSLFQAHIRTLALRYSDKVKLWDVVNEPIDQANRGLMPDDYTFKCFQWARHYFPSSVQLNINDVDLHSGVDLHRRYAELTRNLLYRGAKIDHIGIEMHIFDPMEAADIAQGKDPYISPALLQDKLDCLKTTDLPIHVSEVTVCAPDTTENGKLVQAVIARNLYRFWFGYPTVEGITWWNVVDGGGALGEPSYSGIYDRNMNEKPVYAVLDELINKEWKTSFATRLGKDRTLTFRGFRGKYLLTWKERQGRERHREFNLE from the coding sequence ATGAGACACACAATATTGATTTTGCTTTTCTGTTTTTCCAATTGCTTTTCCTGGGCGCAGGTGCCTCATCGGAAAGCGGCTGACGTGCGTCATGTGATGGCAGATGCCTACTGGGACATGTGGAACGACTCTCTTCAGGAGGCCATTGACCACAACATTGACCGATACAGGAAAGCCAACGCAACCATCAAGCTGCCCAATGTCAAACCCGGAACCATGATTCGCGTGGAGCAGCAGACCCACTCGTTCATCTTTGGTGGCAACATCTTTGTCTACGGCCAGTTGTCTACGCCCGAGATGAACCGAAGATACGAGCAGACTTTCGGCACGCTGTTCAATGCGGCAACCATTCCATTTTATTGGAAAACTCTCGAACCCGAACAGGGGAAGCCACGCTTCGAGGCAAGCAGTCCGTATGTTTTCCGTCGTCCACCCACCGACCCTATTGTTGATTTCTGCCAACAAAAGGGCATCATGACCAAGGGACATGCCATTATCTATGGCTTGCGGTTACATGGTCATCCTGTGTGGATGCCCGAGAACCGGGATGTGATGGACAGCCTGTTCCAGGCACATATCCGCACGCTGGCACTGCGCTATAGTGACAAAGTAAAGCTTTGGGATGTGGTGAACGAACCCATTGACCAAGCTAACAGGGGACTTATGCCAGATGACTACACCTTCAAATGCTTCCAGTGGGCACGCCATTACTTCCCGTCTTCCGTACAGTTGAACATCAACGATGTTGACCTGCACAGTGGTGTGGATCTCCACAGACGCTATGCAGAACTGACCCGTAACCTGCTTTACCGAGGGGCAAAGATTGACCACATCGGCATTGAGATGCATATATTCGACCCCATGGAGGCTGCCGACATTGCACAGGGAAAGGATCCCTACATCTCTCCAGCTCTGCTGCAAGACAAGTTAGACTGTCTGAAGACTACCGATCTTCCTATTCATGTTAGTGAGGTGACGGTTTGCGCTCCCGACACAACGGAAAATGGTAAGCTGGTTCAGGCTGTGATAGCCCGCAACCTTTACAGATTTTGGTTTGGTTATCCTACAGTAGAGGGTATTACTTGGTGGAATGTGGTTGACGGTGGTGGCGCATTGGGCGAACCATCTTATTCGGGTATCTATGACAGAAACATGAATGAAAAACCCGTCTATGCTGTTCTGGACGAACTGATTAACAAAGAATGGAAGACATCGTTCGCTACACGCCTGGGTAAAGACAGAACCCTAACGTTCCGAGGCTTTCGAGGAAAGTATCTTTTGACCTGGAAAGAGCGTCAGGGTAGGGAGCGGCACAGGGAGTTCAATCTTGAATGA
- a CDS encoding FecR family protein yields the protein MNNIVEKYRQLKLTKEELQQLRMQVNLASDDEVATEMHAHWQEEIDISGVQDKAIDAIRNNVHAHIAQTHAPTLQRRIWKRLQQASVILLPICLIALGYLGYRQYRTYNNTLVFSTGLGEQVNICLPDGTQAHLNESSKLSYQPNSFSNQHREIDFKGEAYFEVHHDQRHAFTIHGTDINVTVTGTKFHLSSYPEAPTVTLCLLEGAVTICSAKTSEQIKVRPYELCSFDKASSRFKIKPISEEDTAYYTALHHREMVFHSTPLKQVIDRISVIYDIDIQLQNIDENDRFTGTLPTSDLTQCMIVLSKLYNCQVNTNEHGVTLTKKSR from the coding sequence ATGAACAATATAGTAGAAAAATACAGGCAATTAAAACTGACAAAGGAAGAATTGCAACAACTCCGCATGCAAGTAAACTTGGCTTCGGATGACGAGGTGGCGACAGAGATGCATGCACACTGGCAGGAGGAAATTGATATTTCAGGAGTTCAGGACAAGGCTATTGATGCAATTAGGAATAACGTTCATGCGCACATTGCACAAACACATGCACCAACACTACAGAGAAGGATATGGAAACGTCTACAACAAGCTTCAGTAATACTGTTGCCCATCTGCCTGATAGCCTTAGGCTATCTGGGTTACCGCCAGTATAGGACCTATAATAACACACTGGTCTTCTCGACTGGTCTTGGCGAACAAGTAAACATTTGTCTGCCTGACGGCACGCAGGCACATTTGAATGAATCTTCAAAACTTTCCTATCAGCCCAACAGCTTCTCCAACCAGCATCGGGAAATAGATTTCAAAGGAGAAGCCTATTTTGAAGTACATCATGACCAACGACACGCTTTTACGATTCATGGAACGGACATCAATGTAACGGTGACTGGAACCAAGTTTCATCTGAGCAGTTATCCTGAAGCGCCCACCGTCACACTCTGCCTACTTGAAGGAGCGGTGACGATATGTTCTGCCAAGACTTCAGAACAAATAAAAGTAAGACCTTATGAACTTTGCTCGTTTGACAAGGCATCCAGTCGTTTTAAGATAAAACCAATTAGTGAGGAGGACACAGCTTACTACACAGCCTTGCACCATCGCGAAATGGTATTCCATAGTACGCCTTTAAAGCAAGTAATTGACAGAATCAGTGTCATCTATGACATTGATATCCAACTGCAAAACATCGATGAAAACGACCGCTTTACCGGAACCTTGCCAACCTCGGACTTAACACAGTGTATGATTGTCTTGTCCAAATTATACAACTGCCAAGTAAACACCAACGAGCATGGCGTAACCCTCACTAAAAAGTCACGCTGA
- a CDS encoding IS4 family transposase, giving the protein MNKGRYVFSQLCDFLPTDHFKWLIKKYEGNKYVKSFTCWNHLMVLLFGQLSNREGLRDLIVTITPFKSAFHHLGFGKNVSRSNLSKANEIREVKIFQEFADKMVSIAREKRGVVKDFFISNNVYAFDSSTISLCLSVYWWTKLHHGKGGVKLHELYDVKTDIPTFSVITDASVHDSQVMELIPYEKESFYIFDRAYMATRKLYIIEGAEAYFVVREKHKMPFEVIEDKEYNNPSSGIMADQIIRFKGYKTKKQYPNKLRRVVFYDYDGNRTFVFYTNNFEITAEQVAMLYKYRWRVELFFKWLKQHLRIKEFYGTSENAVKIQIYAAIIAYCLVVIVQECMGLKLQTYDVLRILSTALLTKMPLCDLLIEQKEEEFTEGKNLQLCLNFDG; this is encoded by the coding sequence ATGAACAAAGGTCGATACGTATTTTCACAGCTGTGCGACTTTCTGCCGACAGACCATTTCAAATGGTTGATAAAAAAGTATGAAGGTAATAAATATGTGAAGAGTTTCACTTGTTGGAATCATCTGATGGTTCTTCTATTTGGTCAGTTGTCTAATCGTGAGGGATTACGAGACCTTATTGTAACCATCACTCCGTTCAAGTCAGCGTTCCACCATCTTGGTTTTGGAAAGAATGTCAGTAGAAGCAATTTGAGCAAGGCCAATGAAATACGCGAAGTCAAGATATTCCAAGAGTTTGCAGACAAGATGGTTTCCATAGCAAGAGAGAAACGAGGAGTCGTCAAGGACTTCTTCATATCGAACAATGTCTATGCGTTTGACTCCTCAACAATATCATTGTGCCTTTCTGTATACTGGTGGACTAAACTGCATCATGGGAAAGGAGGAGTGAAATTGCATGAACTGTATGACGTGAAGACAGACATTCCGACATTTTCTGTCATTACAGACGCTTCAGTTCACGATTCTCAAGTGATGGAGCTAATTCCCTATGAGAAAGAGAGTTTCTATATATTTGACAGAGCGTATATGGCAACTAGGAAACTTTATATAATAGAAGGAGCAGAAGCTTACTTTGTCGTGAGAGAGAAGCATAAAATGCCGTTTGAGGTCATAGAGGATAAAGAATACAACAACCCTTCATCTGGAATTATGGCTGACCAAATTATACGTTTCAAGGGATACAAGACTAAGAAGCAATATCCAAATAAACTTCGACGAGTGGTATTCTATGACTATGATGGTAATAGGACATTTGTATTTTACACGAACAATTTTGAAATTACAGCGGAACAGGTTGCTATGCTTTACAAATACAGATGGAGAGTAGAACTGTTCTTCAAATGGCTGAAGCAACATCTGCGCATCAAAGAGTTTTATGGAACCTCGGAGAATGCTGTAAAAATACAAATCTATGCAGCTATCATTGCATATTGTCTTGTCGTTATCGTACAAGAATGTATGGGGCTAAAGCTTCAAACCTATGATGTTCTAAGAATTTTAAGCACGGCATTGTTGACAAAAATGCCATTGTGTGACTTGCTCATTGAACAGAAAGAGGAAGAATTTACTGAAGGAAAAAACCTGCAGCTCTGCCTCAATTTTGATGGGTAA
- a CDS encoding glycoside hydrolase family 130 protein: MSKLIIQGQPLPNMPWEDRAADCKEVMWRCSANPIIPRNLLPTSNSIFNSAVVPFKDGYAGVFRCDDTNRRMVLHVGFSDDGVKWNINEQPLRFECDNEEIGEWVYGYDPRVCFIDDRYYVTWCNGYHGPTIGVAYTFDFKTFHQLENAFLPYNRNGVMFPKKINGNFAMLSRPSDTGHTPFGDIFYSESPDLVYWGKHRHVMSPAAFEVSAWQCMKIGAGPIPIETSEGWLMFYHGVLRSCNGYVYSFGSALLDLEQPWKPIYRSGPYLISPQMQYELTGDVPNVCFPCAEVHDPATGRVAVYYGCADTVTGLAFGYIPEIIEFTKRTSII, encoded by the coding sequence ATGTCCAAATTAATCATTCAAGGGCAACCTTTGCCCAACATGCCGTGGGAAGACCGTGCGGCAGATTGTAAAGAAGTCATGTGGCGTTGCTCGGCGAATCCCATTATTCCAAGGAATTTGCTACCCACCTCCAACAGTATTTTCAATAGTGCCGTTGTACCTTTCAAAGATGGGTACGCTGGTGTGTTCCGCTGCGACGACACCAACCGCAGAATGGTATTGCACGTCGGTTTCAGCGATGACGGTGTGAAATGGAACATCAACGAACAGCCGCTACGCTTTGAATGTGACAACGAGGAGATTGGTGAATGGGTGTACGGTTACGACCCACGCGTGTGCTTTATCGACGACCGCTACTATGTCACCTGGTGTAACGGCTATCATGGACCTACCATTGGCGTGGCATACACGTTTGATTTCAAGACTTTCCACCAATTAGAAAATGCTTTCTTGCCCTACAACCGCAACGGTGTGATGTTCCCCAAGAAGATTAATGGCAATTTCGCCATGCTCAGTCGCCCAAGCGACACGGGACATACCCCCTTCGGAGACATCTTCTATAGTGAATCGCCTGACTTGGTATATTGGGGCAAGCATCGCCATGTGATGTCGCCTGCCGCCTTTGAAGTAAGCGCATGGCAGTGCATGAAGATAGGCGCCGGCCCCATCCCCATTGAGACATCTGAGGGTTGGCTGATGTTCTATCATGGCGTGTTGCGTTCGTGCAACGGCTACGTGTATAGCTTTGGTTCTGCCCTACTCGACTTAGAACAGCCATGGAAGCCCATCTATCGTTCGGGACCATATCTCATCTCGCCACAAATGCAGTATGAACTGACTGGCGACGTGCCTAACGTTTGCTTCCCCTGTGCCGAGGTACATGACCCCGCCACGGGTCGCGTAGCCGTTTACTATGGTTGTGCCGACACCGTTACGGGCTTGGCTTTCGGCTATATCCCTGAGATTATCGAGTTCACCAAGCGTACCAGCATTATTTAG
- a CDS encoding MFS transporter, with protein MKEKPNYHHPRKTSPIAWVPTLYFAMGMPFVVLNMVTSLMYKGMGISDTQITFWTGLIMLPWTLKPIWSPFLEIYKTKKFFVVLTQLLCGVMFALLAFALNLSDFFAITIGILAVIAMSGATHDIAADGTYMSVLSTEEQARWIGWQGAFYNVAKIFATGGLVYLAGIFIKSYGVTKAWMFIMLIVGVTMLALGCYHFFILPTDGKAAQHKKSAREVWTELWAVFAEFFQKKHITYYICFIILYRFAEGFVMKIVPLFLKAPVSEQGLGMTEQQIGLCYGTVGAAAFVIGSILGGYYIAHRGLKKSLFSLALVFNVPFVAYNLLAIYQPQDLVFIGSAIGLEYFGYGFGFVGLTLFMMQQIAPGKHKMSHYAFASGIMNLGVMLPGMMSGAVSDALGYRHFFVFVLLCTIPALLITWFVPFGAEQTTASPPTPPQKGGE; from the coding sequence ATGAAAGAAAAACCAAACTACCATCACCCGAGAAAGACAAGTCCCATTGCATGGGTGCCTACACTTTATTTCGCCATGGGGATGCCCTTTGTGGTACTTAACATGGTGACGTCGCTGATGTACAAAGGCATGGGTATCTCTGACACGCAAATCACCTTTTGGACAGGATTGATTATGTTGCCGTGGACGTTGAAGCCTATCTGGAGTCCGTTCCTTGAAATCTACAAGACCAAGAAGTTTTTTGTGGTGCTTACCCAGCTGCTTTGCGGCGTGATGTTTGCCTTATTGGCATTCGCCTTGAACCTCTCCGACTTCTTTGCCATCACCATTGGCATCTTAGCCGTGATTGCCATGAGCGGTGCCACACACGACATCGCCGCCGACGGAACGTATATGTCGGTACTTTCTACCGAAGAGCAAGCACGCTGGATAGGCTGGCAAGGTGCCTTCTACAACGTGGCGAAGATATTTGCCACGGGCGGACTGGTGTACCTGGCGGGAATATTCATCAAGAGCTATGGCGTGACCAAGGCGTGGATGTTCATCATGCTCATCGTCGGCGTGACCATGCTGGCTTTGGGATGCTATCACTTTTTCATTCTTCCAACCGACGGCAAAGCAGCCCAGCACAAGAAGAGTGCCCGTGAAGTATGGACGGAGCTGTGGGCGGTGTTCGCGGAGTTCTTCCAAAAGAAACATATTACCTATTATATATGCTTCATCATCCTCTATCGGTTTGCCGAAGGGTTTGTGATGAAGATTGTGCCGCTCTTCCTCAAAGCACCGGTTTCGGAGCAAGGATTAGGCATGACAGAACAACAGATTGGCCTGTGCTATGGCACCGTGGGTGCTGCCGCCTTCGTGATTGGTTCTATCTTGGGCGGCTACTATATCGCTCATCGTGGTTTGAAGAAGAGTCTGTTTTCATTGGCCTTGGTGTTCAACGTACCGTTTGTGGCATATAACCTGTTGGCCATTTACCAACCACAAGACCTTGTCTTCATAGGCAGTGCCATTGGACTGGAATACTTTGGTTATGGCTTTGGATTCGTGGGACTGACGCTCTTCATGATGCAACAAATCGCGCCAGGCAAGCATAAGATGTCACACTATGCCTTTGCTAGTGGCATTATGAACCTTGGCGTGATGCTGCCAGGCATGATGAGTGGTGCCGTGAGCGACGCATTGGGCTACCGACACTTCTTTGTATTCGTGTTGCTATGCACCATTCCCGCCTTACTCATCACTTGGTTTGTGCCGTTTGGAGCCGAGCAAACAACGGCCTCTCCCCCTACCCCTCCCCAAAAGGGAGGGGAGTAG
- a CDS encoding HdeD family acid-resistance protein, which yields MKTVQNTFIRALVSIIIGALLIRYREETVTWITILIGVLFFITGLISCITYLIDRKHRDDTVVFDANGRQISGFRPTFPIVGIGSMVLGAVLALMPTVFTTGLVYIIAAVLILGAINQFVVLAAINRIIRVHIIFWLLPCVVLFIGGIAIIKPQWIAQAPLFVIGWTLVLYGVIECIDAFKVMSVNRKYKQAPTNSTATDAVDTTVEPVESGESVDETAASMDKPALPTDAEQTNL from the coding sequence ATGAAAACAGTACAAAACACATTCATCCGTGCGCTGGTGTCCATTATCATTGGCGCGTTACTTATCCGTTACCGCGAAGAAACCGTTACATGGATCACCATTCTCATTGGTGTGCTATTCTTCATCACCGGACTCATATCGTGCATCACCTACCTCATCGACCGCAAGCACCGCGATGATACCGTGGTGTTTGACGCCAATGGTCGGCAAATATCCGGCTTCCGCCCCACCTTCCCCATTGTGGGCATCGGCAGTATGGTGCTGGGTGCTGTACTGGCTCTGATGCCTACCGTCTTTACAACCGGACTGGTGTACATCATCGCCGCCGTACTGATTCTGGGTGCCATCAATCAGTTTGTGGTGTTGGCCGCCATCAACCGCATCATCCGCGTGCACATCATCTTCTGGCTGCTGCCCTGCGTGGTGCTTTTCATCGGTGGCATCGCCATCATAAAACCCCAATGGATAGCACAAGCACCGCTCTTCGTCATTGGCTGGACGCTCGTGTTGTATGGTGTCATCGAGTGCATCGATGCCTTTAAGGTGATGTCGGTGAACCGAAAATACAAACAAGCACCCACAAACTCCACAGCGACAGATGCTGTTGACACAACGGTCGAGCCTGTAGAATCTGGTGAATCTGTTGATGAAACAGCCGCCTCCATGGACAAACCAGCATTGCCAACCGATGCTGAACAAACAAACTTATAA
- a CDS encoding histidine phosphatase family protein has protein sequence MTTLYLVRHGETVDNAAHLMQGQTQGRLNAVGLRQAEQLRERFRQLHVDAFVSSDLYRALETCEVIAAPHGIKVQTTPLLRERDWGDFTGRYIPDLKDLPFPENVESLEEMKHRARQFLEEMSSRYPHQTVLAVGHGIINKAIQSAFHHQPMSEIKKMENAEVRVLNLQ, from the coding sequence ATGACAACATTATATTTGGTCAGACATGGTGAAACGGTGGACAATGCCGCCCACCTCATGCAGGGACAGACGCAGGGCAGACTCAATGCGGTTGGCCTCAGACAGGCTGAACAACTGCGCGAACGGTTCCGCCAGCTGCACGTTGATGCGTTTGTGTCCAGTGATTTATATCGGGCTCTCGAGACATGTGAGGTGATAGCCGCACCGCACGGCATCAAGGTGCAGACAACACCGCTGCTGCGCGAGCGTGACTGGGGCGACTTTACGGGAAGATACATTCCCGATTTGAAAGACTTACCCTTTCCCGAGAATGTAGAGTCGTTGGAAGAGATGAAGCATCGCGCCCGACAGTTTCTCGAAGAGATGAGCAGCCGTTACCCCCATCAAACGGTGTTGGCCGTGGGACATGGCATCATCAACAAGGCGATACAGAGCGCGTTCCATCATCAACCCATGAGTGAAATCAAGAAAATGGAAAACGCTGAGGTGAGAGTGCTGAACCTTCAATAA